Proteins encoded together in one Patescibacteria group bacterium window:
- a CDS encoding DUF202 domain-containing protein, translating to MEEQATTRDDLAEERTHLANERTLLAYWRTSLAFLVSGAFLIKFVPSIYFIILAVASVLFGIVLFIYGSARHIKYKKKINNS from the coding sequence ATGGAAGAACAGGCAACAACAAGAGACGACTTGGCAGAAGAAAGGACTCATCTTGCAAACGAAAGAACACTCTTAGCATACTGGAGAACATCACTTGCATTTTTAGTTTCAGGAGCGTTTCTAATCAAATTCGTTCCTTCAATATATTTTATAATATTGGCCGTGGCTTCAGTATTATTTGGAATAGTATTATTTATTTATGGCAGCGCAAGGCATATTAAATATAAAAAGAAAATAAACAACAGTTAA
- the tsaE gene encoding tRNA (adenosine(37)-N6)-threonylcarbamoyltransferase complex ATPase subunit type 1 TsaE encodes MKKITTNLKETQSLASDLAKEIMKESGDKAKVIGLIGDLGAGKTTFTQAFAETLGVKEKVSSPTFVIEKIYKIPKLRKCDVRRKQFEHLIHIDAYRIEDNREIIHLGWKEIIDNPKNIILVEWADKVEEILPKDTQKIFFKFIDENTREIKM; translated from the coding sequence ATGAAAAAAATAACAACTAATCTTAAGGAGACGCAATCGCTTGCTAGTGACTTGGCAAAAGAGATTATGAAAGAGTCCGGCGATAAGGCAAAAGTGATTGGACTTATAGGTGACTTGGGTGCCGGTAAGACAACCTTTACTCAGGCTTTTGCCGAGACTCTTGGGGTGAAGGAGAAAGTTTCCAGCCCCACTTTTGTAATAGAGAAGATTTATAAAATTCCCAAACTACGGAAGTGCGACGTCCGTAGAAAACAATTTGAACATCTTATCCACATTGACGCTTATAGAATTGAGGATAACCGAGAGATTATTCATTTGGGTTGGAAAGAGATAATAGATAATCCGAAAAATATAATCCTAGTGGAATGGGCGGATAAGGTGGAGGAGATATTGCCGAAAGATACTCAAAAAATATTTTTTAAATTTATTGATGAGAATACCAGGGAAATTAAAATGTAA
- a CDS encoding GspE/PulE family protein — protein MTLPSDDNEEKLNKWRDKEEEDLTKLLAGKYNLPYLDLSTVTIDLDSLKIIPEKESREANMAVFQSVGKKLQAAIQSPNPDKTKEILKSLEDKGYILTVFMVSKNSLEKAWGRYKEVPKFTEVTIGAIDISGNKLEELMEKTDNITSFKKTIIEIIETKKAHQVSEILEVILAGGIKIGASDVHIEPEEENIRLRFRLDGVLHDIVFFEHKIYQLILSRIKLVSGLKLNIKDRAQDGRFSIHIKDTDIEIRTSTVPGAYGESVVMRILNPDSISVTFEELGIEKRLFEILSKEIKKPNGMILTTGPTGSGKTTTLYAVLKKIKTPEIKIITLEDPIEYHLPGITQTQTDAKKGYDFANGLRAILRQDPDVIMVGEIRDLETAKIAINAALTGHLVLSTLHTNNAAGTIPRLIDLGVNPNTIAPALNASLAQRLVRKLCDSCKMKTVPTKEEMSLILKIIESLPESTEEPNMENIEIYKAGNCDKCSNTGYKGRIGIFEAILVDDDVERLILKNPTESDIREETKKQKIMTMSQDGILKVLNGETSLDELGRVIELEY, from the coding sequence ATGACTTTACCCAGTGACGACAACGAAGAAAAACTTAATAAATGGAGGGATAAAGAAGAAGAAGATTTAACCAAACTTTTAGCGGGGAAATATAATCTCCCTTATCTTGACCTTTCAACCGTAACTATAGACCTTGATTCACTTAAGATTATCCCTGAAAAAGAGTCTCGCGAAGCTAATATGGCCGTATTTCAAAGCGTAGGTAAAAAGCTCCAAGCGGCCATTCAAAGCCCGAATCCTGACAAAACAAAAGAAATATTAAAAAGCCTTGAAGATAAAGGTTATATCTTGACTGTATTTATGGTCTCTAAAAACAGTCTTGAGAAGGCTTGGGGTCGTTATAAAGAAGTGCCGAAATTTACAGAAGTAACAATCGGAGCTATTGATATCTCAGGCAATAAGCTTGAAGAATTAATGGAAAAAACCGATAACATAACTTCATTTAAAAAAACTATCATTGAAATAATAGAAACAAAAAAAGCCCATCAAGTTTCTGAAATTCTAGAAGTTATATTAGCCGGAGGGATAAAGATAGGAGCCTCTGACGTACACATTGAACCGGAAGAAGAAAATATAAGGTTAAGATTTCGTCTTGATGGAGTACTCCATGATATCGTGTTCTTTGAACATAAAATATACCAGCTTATTCTCTCAAGAATAAAACTTGTCTCCGGGCTAAAACTCAATATAAAAGACAGGGCTCAAGACGGCCGATTTTCTATCCATATAAAAGATACTGATATTGAAATAAGAACTTCAACAGTGCCCGGCGCTTATGGCGAATCCGTTGTAATGAGAATATTAAATCCTGATTCTATCAGCGTAACTTTTGAAGAGCTTGGCATAGAAAAAAGGCTCTTTGAAATACTTTCCAAAGAAATTAAAAAGCCAAACGGCATGATATTAACGACCGGACCGACAGGGTCAGGAAAAACGACCACGCTCTATGCTGTTTTAAAAAAGATTAAAACCCCCGAGATAAAAATAATCACACTTGAAGACCCTATTGAATACCACCTCCCGGGTATAACCCAAACTCAAACTGACGCAAAAAAAGGGTACGACTTCGCAAACGGACTAAGAGCAATCTTAAGACAAGACCCTGATGTGATAATGGTCGGTGAAATAAGAGACTTGGAGACGGCAAAAATCGCGATAAATGCGGCGCTTACTGGACACCTCGTCCTTTCAACCCTCCACACTAATAACGCCGCCGGCACAATACCGCGACTTATAGATCTTGGCGTAAATCCGAACACTATCGCTCCTGCCTTGAACGCTTCTCTTGCGCAAAGACTAGTCAGGAAACTTTGTGATTCTTGCAAAATGAAAACCGTTCCTACTAAAGAAGAAATGTCCTTAATATTGAAAATTATTGAATCTTTACCGGAAAGCACGGAAGAACCAAACATGGAAAATATAGAAATTTATAAAGCGGGAAACTGCGATAAATGCAGTAATACCGGATATAAAGGGAGAATCGGCATCTTTGAGGCTATACTGGTAGACGATGATGTAGAGAGGCTTATTTTAAAAAATCCAACCGAATCGGACATAAGAGAAGAAACTAAAAAACAAAAAATAATGACGATGTCTCAAGATGGAATACTTAAAGTCCTAAACGGAGAGACATCGCTTGATGAACTTGGCAGAGTTATTGAGCTTGAATATTAA
- a CDS encoding type II secretion system GspH family protein — MSSKQNVHQTNKNTAERGFTLIELLAVIAIIGILSSAIFAFTLSARRSASDANEIRVIQEVTKALELYYQDYSTYDTLPVAPNCNSERCVDCSESDPSNFFNELQNKGYFTQQQIMYIFGESPSNPNKKACYIYSPDGQKYKIMSILYDSGKMQKDGGLSNNRYETGNDLSFTNWGLTSSYDDLFE, encoded by the coding sequence ATGTCAAGTAAGCAAAATGTACACCAAACTAATAAAAATACTGCCGAAAGAGGCTTTACTCTTATAGAATTATTGGCAGTAATTGCCATTATAGGAATATTAAGCTCTGCTATCTTTGCTTTCACTCTTAGCGCCAGAAGAAGCGCCAGCGATGCTAATGAAATAAGGGTTATACAAGAAGTTACGAAAGCGTTAGAACTATACTATCAAGACTATAGCACATACGACACGCTTCCCGTTGCGCCTAATTGCAATTCTGAAAGATGCGTTGATTGCTCCGAAAGCGATCCTTCAAATTTTTTCAATGAACTGCAAAACAAAGGATACTTTACTCAACAGCAGATTATGTATATATTTGGAGAATCGCCGTCAAACCCTAATAAAAAAGCGTGCTATATTTATAGCCCGGATGGGCAAAAATATAAAATCATGTCAATATTGTATGATTCTGGAAAAATGCAAAAAGACGGCGGGCTATCCAACAATAGATATGAAACAGGCAATGATTTAAGTTTTACAAACTGGGGGTTAACTTCCAGTTATGATGATTTATTTGAATAA